A window of the Verrucomicrobiia bacterium genome harbors these coding sequences:
- a CDS encoding HEAT repeat domain-containing protein, with protein MPLRAGAHVVDIAPEQFPVRVNAMFTERSAGSVVDPLVARALVLDDGTTQIALCVVDSCMLPRDLLDRAKTLAAASTDIPTDRMLISATHTHSAPSAMGCLGSRVDPAYAAFLPARIAAAIIGAAGRRAPAKIAWTSFDDWDHTFNRRWIRRPDRLLTDPFGNATVRAHMHPGHESPDAVGPSGPVDPGLTLLAVAAPDGRPIAILANYSQHYYTSPLLSSDYYGRFAQHLAEGLGADEAFVAMMSQGTSGDLMWMDYAAPARDIGYDAYAREMVGRVLAAYRELKWHDTAALQMAERTLPLRYRVPDADRLAWARRITTALGDKLPSNLPEIYAWEAVHLHERQQTELQLQALRIGDLGIATLPNEVFALTGLKLKAQSPLPLTMNISLANGAEGYIPPPEQHRLGGYTTWPARTAGLEEAAEPRIVEVLLELLEQVAGRPRRTPAETPGPYARAVLAAEPLAYWRLEEMAFPVARDAGGRGPDAGFEDGVALYLPGAGSGTGVSPDPALTPSAFSEGGINRAVQFAGGRLRTRLPLDDQYTILFWLWNGLPADARPVTGYLVSRGADGDPGARGEHLGIGGTFRPELASRLFVFNGNERNEVIGGRTSLSLKNWHQVALVREGPRVRVHLDGQAEPELEGEFRHTLPSGETSVFFGGRNDGEFGLEGRMDEIAVFPRALSAAEIAALHATSALKPPGAAAAAAPPPAAPPLSPEASLRAIQVAPGFRVELVAAEPLTLDPVAIDWDAAGRLWVVEMADYPLGMDGRGKPGGRVRVLEDRDGDGRLETATLFADGLNFPTGLLTWRDGVIVTAAPEILFLRDTNGDGRADAREVLVSGLMAGNQQLRVNGLRWGLDNWVHCAAGAHYRGYGADTRLRTRSGETEVGSRDFRFRPDTGQLEPVSGPSQFGRERDDWGRWFGTQNIRPLWHYVLEDHYLRRNPWVAAPEPTQLVVGPLSPQVFPVSAAEKRFHSFNEAGHFTSACSGMIYRDDLLFPGRPVGEENAFTCEPFHNLVQRNRVQPEGVSFTARREAGGASHDFFASADRWCRPVMIRTGPDGALWVVDMYRYMIEHPDWLPQAGRDELLPHYRLGEDRGRIYRIVPEGATGRPVPRLDQLTPAALVASLDSPNGWQRDQAHQLLVQAGGRSAVSSLIATARDSLNPLARLHALCVLDGLDALTPDLVLDALEDPHPGVRENALRLAEGHQTPAVLAAVVRRVDDPAPRVRQQLASSLGTWPDREAGRTLGRLAVDGAADPFQRASILSAAVPHTRELTAAVAQAGGAVFDELAEPLALVALGNGDRDSLAVLLEPLLRADEGGQFTAVQVDGFAQFLAVLNRRQVSLDSLAAGGDLLAVRLRGRSALLDWARTMLRSDGPVDDRRLAAARLLGAVPEGRAEALVVFGEWLDPHRPGGIQRAAVAGLAATGEDAVPALLLNALPAFPPESTAAALDALLSRESWTLALLRHGASAGLPAMDATRRSRLLKHPSSEVRTMAARLLEAGSQRAEVIARFQPALELGGDPRRGAAVYAMLCVSCHRRGDAGVEIGPDLRSVAGHPPEKLLTNILDPSADIQPGYLAYQCQLTDGTELYGLITAETGNSLTFKLTDGTLRAVSRQDIGSLRSANLSLMPDGLEAGLGLQDLADLIQFIRSPEAPLP; from the coding sequence ATGCCTCTCCGGGCAGGCGCCCACGTGGTGGACATCGCGCCGGAGCAGTTTCCCGTGCGGGTGAATGCGATGTTCACGGAGCGTTCGGCCGGTTCGGTGGTGGACCCGCTCGTTGCACGGGCACTGGTGCTTGACGACGGCACCACGCAGATCGCCCTGTGTGTGGTGGACAGTTGCATGCTGCCGCGCGACCTGCTGGACCGGGCGAAGACGCTGGCGGCGGCGTCCACCGACATCCCGACGGATCGCATGCTCATCTCGGCAACACACACCCACTCGGCGCCGTCGGCCATGGGTTGCCTTGGAAGCCGGGTGGACCCCGCATACGCCGCCTTCCTGCCGGCCCGCATCGCCGCAGCCATCATCGGTGCCGCCGGGCGGCGGGCGCCGGCGAAGATCGCATGGACCTCGTTCGACGACTGGGACCACACCTTCAACCGCCGGTGGATCCGGCGCCCGGACCGGCTGCTCACCGACCCGTTCGGCAACGCGACCGTGCGGGCCCACATGCATCCCGGACACGAAAGCCCCGATGCCGTCGGCCCCTCGGGTCCGGTGGATCCCGGCCTCACGCTGCTCGCCGTGGCCGCGCCGGACGGGCGCCCCATCGCGATCCTCGCGAACTATTCCCAGCACTATTACACCTCGCCGCTGCTGTCGTCCGACTACTACGGACGCTTTGCGCAACATCTCGCCGAGGGACTCGGGGCCGATGAGGCGTTCGTGGCGATGATGTCGCAGGGCACCAGCGGCGACCTGATGTGGATGGACTACGCCGCCCCGGCCCGGGACATCGGATACGACGCCTACGCCCGGGAGATGGTCGGACGCGTGCTCGCGGCGTATCGCGAGCTGAAGTGGCATGACACGGCCGCGCTCCAGATGGCGGAACGGACGCTGCCGCTTCGTTACCGGGTGCCCGACGCCGACCGTCTGGCCTGGGCGCGGCGCATCACCACGGCGCTGGGGGACAAACTGCCCTCCAACCTTCCCGAGATTTACGCCTGGGAGGCGGTGCACCTGCACGAGCGCCAGCAAACAGAACTCCAGCTGCAGGCCCTGCGCATCGGCGACCTCGGCATCGCGACCCTGCCCAACGAGGTCTTCGCGCTGACGGGCCTCAAGCTCAAGGCGCAGAGCCCGCTGCCGCTGACGATGAACATCTCGCTCGCCAATGGCGCCGAGGGCTACATCCCGCCGCCCGAGCAGCATCGCCTCGGCGGTTACACGACCTGGCCGGCCCGCACCGCCGGTCTCGAGGAGGCGGCGGAACCTCGCATCGTGGAAGTGCTCCTTGAGTTGCTCGAGCAGGTTGCCGGACGGCCGCGACGCACGCCCGCGGAGACGCCGGGCCCTTACGCCCGGGCGGTGCTCGCAGCGGAACCGCTCGCGTACTGGCGTCTGGAGGAGATGGCGTTTCCGGTCGCCCGGGATGCCGGCGGACGGGGTCCTGACGCCGGGTTTGAGGACGGGGTCGCGCTTTATCTGCCGGGTGCGGGCAGCGGGACCGGAGTGTCCCCGGATCCGGCACTCACGCCGTCGGCCTTTTCCGAAGGCGGCATCAATCGCGCGGTCCAGTTCGCCGGCGGGCGTCTGCGCACGCGGCTCCCGCTCGACGATCAGTACACGATTCTGTTCTGGCTGTGGAACGGGCTGCCCGCTGATGCGCGCCCGGTGACCGGCTATCTGGTCTCGCGGGGTGCCGACGGAGATCCCGGCGCCCGCGGCGAACACCTCGGCATTGGTGGCACCTTCCGTCCGGAGCTCGCGAGCCGCCTGTTCGTCTTCAACGGGAATGAACGCAACGAGGTGATCGGCGGACGCACCAGTCTCAGCCTCAAGAACTGGCATCAGGTGGCGCTCGTCCGCGAAGGCCCGCGGGTCCGGGTGCACCTCGATGGACAGGCGGAACCCGAGCTGGAAGGGGAGTTTCGCCACACGCTGCCTTCCGGCGAAACGAGCGTGTTCTTTGGCGGACGCAATGACGGGGAGTTCGGACTGGAAGGCCGGATGGATGAAATCGCCGTGTTCCCCAGGGCGCTGAGCGCCGCCGAGATTGCAGCGCTCCATGCTACGTCCGCTTTGAAACCCCCGGGTGCCGCAGCCGCCGCCGCACCGCCACCCGCCGCGCCGCCGCTGTCGCCCGAGGCATCACTGCGCGCCATCCAGGTGGCTCCCGGATTCCGGGTGGAGCTCGTGGCGGCCGAGCCGCTGACGCTCGACCCGGTGGCCATTGACTGGGATGCCGCAGGCCGGCTCTGGGTCGTGGAGATGGCGGACTACCCGCTGGGGATGGACGGACGGGGGAAACCCGGTGGACGCGTCCGGGTGCTGGAGGACCGCGATGGCGACGGGCGGCTGGAGACCGCAACCCTCTTCGCCGACGGCCTGAATTTTCCCACGGGTCTGCTCACCTGGCGCGACGGCGTGATCGTCACCGCGGCTCCGGAGATTCTTTTCCTGCGGGATACCAACGGCGACGGCCGGGCCGACGCGCGCGAGGTACTCGTCAGCGGCCTGATGGCGGGCAACCAGCAACTGCGCGTCAACGGGCTCCGCTGGGGACTCGACAACTGGGTCCATTGCGCCGCTGGCGCCCATTACCGCGGTTACGGCGCCGACACCCGCCTGCGCACGCGCTCCGGGGAGACCGAAGTCGGCAGCCGCGACTTCCGGTTTCGTCCGGACACCGGCCAACTGGAGCCGGTGAGCGGTCCGTCACAGTTCGGACGCGAGCGGGACGACTGGGGCCGCTGGTTTGGCACCCAGAACATCCGGCCGCTCTGGCACTATGTGCTTGAGGACCACTACCTCCGGCGCAATCCGTGGGTGGCGGCTCCCGAGCCGACCCAGCTGGTGGTGGGCCCCCTCAGCCCGCAGGTCTTTCCCGTGAGCGCGGCCGAAAAGCGCTTCCACAGCTTCAATGAGGCGGGGCATTTCACCTCGGCATGCAGTGGAATGATCTACCGCGATGACCTTCTCTTCCCCGGGCGGCCGGTCGGCGAGGAAAATGCGTTCACCTGCGAACCCTTCCACAACCTGGTCCAGCGCAATCGGGTCCAGCCGGAGGGCGTCAGCTTCACGGCCCGGCGGGAGGCGGGTGGGGCGTCACACGATTTCTTCGCGAGTGCGGACCGCTGGTGTCGTCCGGTCATGATCCGCACCGGACCCGACGGCGCGCTCTGGGTCGTGGACATGTACCGATACATGATCGAACACCCCGACTGGCTGCCGCAGGCCGGCCGCGACGAACTGTTGCCGCACTACCGTCTGGGAGAGGACCGCGGACGTATTTACCGCATCGTGCCCGAGGGCGCCACAGGACGTCCGGTCCCGCGGCTGGATCAGCTCACCCCGGCGGCGCTGGTGGCCTCACTGGATTCCCCGAACGGCTGGCAGCGCGACCAGGCACATCAATTGCTCGTCCAGGCCGGGGGGCGAAGCGCCGTGAGCTCCCTGATCGCAACGGCCAGGGATTCCCTCAACCCGCTGGCCCGTTTGCATGCGTTGTGTGTGCTGGATGGCCTCGACGCCTTGACACCAGACCTTGTGCTGGACGCGCTCGAGGATCCGCATCCGGGTGTCCGCGAGAACGCGTTGCGGCTGGCGGAAGGACACCAGACGCCGGCGGTCCTGGCGGCCGTCGTCCGGCGGGTGGACGACCCGGCCCCGCGTGTGCGTCAGCAACTGGCGTCCAGCCTTGGGACATGGCCGGATCGCGAGGCGGGCCGGACCCTCGGGCGTCTGGCGGTGGACGGAGCCGCCGATCCCTTTCAGCGGGCGTCCATCCTGAGTGCCGCCGTCCCCCACACGCGCGAACTGACTGCAGCGGTTGCGCAGGCGGGCGGGGCGGTTTTCGACGAACTGGCGGAACCTCTCGCGCTGGTGGCTCTGGGCAACGGCGATCGCGACTCGCTGGCCGTGCTGCTGGAGCCGCTGCTCAGGGCCGATGAGGGCGGCCAGTTCACGGCGGTCCAGGTGGACGGATTCGCGCAGTTCCTCGCCGTCCTCAACCGCCGGCAGGTTTCCCTGGATTCGCTCGCGGCCGGCGGGGATCTGCTGGCCGTGCGACTGCGCGGAAGGAGCGCGCTTCTGGACTGGGCCCGGACGATGCTCCGTTCGGATGGCCCGGTGGACGACCGGCGCCTGGCGGCCGCGCGCCTGCTGGGCGCCGTGCCTGAGGGACGGGCCGAGGCGCTGGTCGTGTTCGGGGAATGGCTGGACCCACACCGACCTGGAGGGATTCAGCGCGCCGCGGTGGCCGGGCTTGCGGCGACCGGAGAGGACGCCGTCCCCGCGCTGCTGTTGAACGCGCTGCCGGCATTTCCTCCGGAATCAACGGCCGCCGCACTCGACGCCCTGTTGTCCCGCGAGAGCTGGACCCTTGCGCTCCTGCGGCATGGAGCATCGGCAGGATTGCCGGCGATGGACGCCACCCGGCGCTCCCGGTTGCTCAAGCACCCGTCCTCCGAGGTCCGAACGATGGCCGCCCGGCTGTTGGAAGCCGGATCCCAACGCGCCGAGGTGATTGCCCGGTTCCAGCCCGCGCTGGAGCTGGGCGGGGATCCACGACGCGGCGCGGCGGTGTACGCCATGCTTTGCGTCTCGTGTCACCGTCGCGGGGATGCCGGAGTGGAGATTGGACCGGACTTGCGGTCCGTCGCGGGACATCCCCCGGAGAAACTCCTCACCAACATCCTCGACCCCAGTGCGGACATCCAACCAGGTTACCTCGCCTATCAATGCCAGTTGACCGACGGCACGGAACTGTACGGGTTGATCACCGCGGAGACCGGCAACAGCCTCACCTTCAAATTGACCGACGGCACCCTTCGCGCCGTGTCACGACAGGACATTGGCTCGCTGCGCAGCGCCAACCTCTCCCTGATGCCCGACGGCCTCGAAGCGGGACTGGGGCTTCAGGATCTGGCGGACCTCATCCAGTTCATCCGTTCGCCCGAGGCGCCCCTTCCGTGA
- the thiC gene encoding phosphomethylpyrimidine synthase ThiC, producing the protein MIADPVSSFEPHSSQQLPNSRRVYAAGTLHPGLRVPMREIQQSPTRGLDGRLEPNEPVRVYDCSGPWGDPEFRGTVEEGLPPLRRDWIVGRGDVEEYEGRQVRPQDNGYLSNQHAEYASKAERNRLVEFPGLTAQRRRPLRASQGHPVTQLWYARQGIITPEMEFIALRENLGRARLADLANDGVRNDLEKQHAGSSQLPDGGFSPSVFRRFPQRIPAEITPEFVRAEVAAGRAIIPANINHPESEPMIIGRNFLVKINANIGNSAVASSIEEEVEKMRWATKWGADTVMDLSTGKNIHATREWILRNAPVPIGTVPIYQALEKVGGRAEDLTWEIFRDTLIEQAEQGVDYFTIHAGVLLRFIPLTASRMTGIVSRGGSVMAKWCLAHHQENFLYTHWDDICDIMAAYDVSFSIGDGLRPGSIADANDRAQFGELEVQGELTRRAWARGVQVMNEGPGHVPMHLIEENMVRQLEWCGEAPFYTLGPLTTDIAPGYDHITSGIGAAMIGWYGCAMLCYVTPKEHLGLPNKKDVKDGVIAYKIAAHAADLAKGHPGAQHRDNALSKARFEFRWEDQFNLGLDPLTAREFHDETLPQEGAKTAHFCSMCGPHFCSMKITEDVRKYAAEQGLAEEEALKQGMASKSREFTEKGSELYAKARA; encoded by the coding sequence ATGATCGCCGACCCCGTTTCCTCCTTCGAACCCCACAGTTCCCAGCAACTTCCCAACAGCCGGCGCGTGTACGCCGCCGGCACCCTGCACCCGGGCCTGCGGGTCCCCATGCGCGAGATTCAACAATCGCCCACCCGCGGCCTCGACGGCCGCCTGGAACCCAACGAGCCGGTGCGCGTGTATGACTGCTCGGGGCCCTGGGGCGATCCCGAGTTCCGCGGCACCGTTGAGGAGGGACTGCCCCCGCTGCGACGGGACTGGATTGTGGGCCGCGGGGACGTCGAGGAATACGAGGGGCGCCAGGTCAGGCCCCAGGACAACGGCTACCTCTCCAACCAGCACGCCGAGTATGCCAGCAAGGCCGAGCGCAACCGGCTCGTGGAATTCCCAGGTCTGACCGCGCAGCGGCGGCGTCCGCTCCGCGCGAGCCAGGGGCACCCCGTGACCCAGCTCTGGTACGCGCGGCAGGGGATCATCACCCCGGAGATGGAATTCATCGCCCTCCGCGAAAACCTCGGCCGCGCCCGTCTTGCCGATCTCGCGAATGATGGCGTCCGCAACGATCTGGAAAAGCAGCATGCCGGTTCCAGCCAGCTGCCGGACGGCGGCTTTTCGCCGTCCGTCTTCCGCCGCTTCCCGCAGCGGATTCCGGCGGAGATCACCCCGGAATTCGTCCGGGCCGAGGTCGCCGCCGGCCGCGCCATCATCCCGGCAAACATCAACCACCCCGAGTCGGAGCCGATGATCATCGGCCGCAACTTCCTGGTGAAAATCAACGCCAACATCGGCAACAGCGCCGTCGCGTCGAGCATTGAGGAGGAGGTTGAGAAAATGCGCTGGGCCACCAAGTGGGGTGCGGACACGGTGATGGATCTCTCCACCGGCAAAAACATCCACGCCACGCGTGAATGGATTCTGCGCAACGCCCCGGTGCCCATCGGCACCGTGCCGATCTATCAGGCACTGGAGAAGGTGGGGGGCAGGGCCGAGGACCTCACCTGGGAGATCTTCCGGGACACCCTCATCGAGCAGGCGGAGCAGGGCGTGGACTACTTCACCATTCACGCCGGGGTGCTGCTGCGCTTCATCCCGCTGACCGCCTCGCGCATGACCGGCATCGTGTCGCGCGGTGGCAGCGTGATGGCCAAATGGTGCCTTGCCCATCACCAGGAGAACTTTCTGTACACCCATTGGGACGACATCTGCGACATCATGGCCGCCTACGATGTCAGCTTCAGCATCGGCGACGGTCTGCGCCCCGGTTCCATTGCCGACGCCAACGACCGGGCACAGTTCGGCGAACTGGAAGTGCAGGGCGAGCTGACCCGGCGCGCCTGGGCCAGGGGCGTGCAGGTGATGAATGAGGGCCCCGGTCATGTCCCCATGCACCTGATCGAGGAGAACATGGTCCGGCAGCTCGAATGGTGCGGCGAGGCGCCGTTCTACACCCTCGGGCCGCTGACCACGGACATTGCGCCCGGCTACGATCACATCACCAGCGGCATCGGCGCCGCGATGATCGGCTGGTATGGCTGCGCCATGCTCTGTTACGTCACGCCCAAGGAGCACCTTGGTCTGCCGAACAAAAAAGACGTCAAGGACGGCGTCATCGCCTACAAAATCGCCGCCCACGCAGCCGACCTGGCCAAGGGACATCCCGGCGCCCAGCACCGCGACAACGCCCTGAGCAAGGCGCGCTTCGAATTCCGCTGGGAGGATCAGTTCAACCTCGGCCTTGACCCGCTCACGGCCCGCGAGTTCCACGACGAGACGCTTCCCCAAGAAGGTGCCAAGACCGCGCACTTCTGCTCCATGTGCGGCCCCCACTTCTGCTCGATGAAGATCACCGAGGACGTCCGCAAGTACGCCGCCGAACAGGGCCTCGCCGAAGAGGAGGCGCTGAAGCAGGGGATGGCATCGAAGTCCCGCGAGTTCACCGAGAAAGGCAGCGAGCTCTACGCGAAGGCGCGAGCCTGA